The following nucleotide sequence is from Chloroflexota bacterium.
CTCGGGGGCCCGTCGACGCGCCGGAATCCAGCTCTCGCCTCAGCGGAAACAGCCGCTTCAGGAGGTCGACGATCAGGCTCAGCACGAACAGTGTGAGCAGCGTGCCCCCCATGCCGAGTACGGCCAGGACGAGCCCGAGCGTGACCGGGTCGAACACCTTCACCGACTGTCAGGCCTCATCGATCGTCGCAACGACGGTATCCGGATCCACGGCGTCGCCGGGCGCGACCCGTATCTCCGCGATCACGCCGGCCGCTGGTGCCACGACTTCGATCTCCATCTTCATCGCTTCCATCACCAGGATGGTCTCGTCCTCGTCGACGTGATCGCCGACCGACCCAACGATGGTCAGGATCTTGCCGACCATTGGCGCATTGACCGGAGTCGCCATCGTGCGATCACCTTCCTCGAATCAACCTCGATGAGCCAATCGCTCTCGCCCGAGCCCAGGCCGGGGTTGGCACTGGTCCGGTTGAACGGGCGATCGGCGCGGCCGGGCTGGGGATGGCCTCGGCGGATGATAGCACGGTGCCCGCGAGCGCGGAAAGGCGGGCCGCCGGCGCCCGCCCCCCGCGCCCTTCCATCGTCCGCGATTCGCTGAGACGGCCTTGTGAGCGATATTGCCGAGCGCGTGAGCCCGTCGTGACCGATCAGAACAGATGATTGGAACGTACGTTCGTTCTGAGGAGTGTGGGATGGACAACGCCGTGTGGGCCTTCGTGATCGCGCTCATGACGCTCGGCTATTTGTCGCTGTACGCCGCTCGACTGGTGCGCGCCGTCTGGAGTGCGCGCCCGCTGCAGCCTGCGCGCGCGACGCTCGTCTTCGTGACCGCGCTCATCGGCACAGCAGCGCTCT
It contains:
- a CDS encoding OadG-related small transporter subunit — encoded protein: MKVFDPVTLGLVLAVLGMGGTLLTLFVLSLIVDLLKRLFPLRRELDSGASTGPRAPAPS
- a CDS encoding acetyl-CoA carboxylase biotin carboxyl carrier protein subunit; amino-acid sequence: MATPVNAPMVGKILTIVGSVGDHVDEDETILVMEAMKMEIEVVAPAAGVIAEIRVAPGDAVDPDTVVATIDEA